Proteins encoded within one genomic window of Psilocybe cubensis strain MGC-MH-2018 chromosome 2, whole genome shotgun sequence:
- a CDS encoding Vegetative incompatibility protein HET-E-1: MPIILSSFITIGIAHLLFALPLSVLISSSAEDIRTMGNDEAMKFLQGGLFNGSNFQNFKDAMFIASQGNVQVSTTDTDATAVIRKLADWLTPLNFRAIHRDALSKSIHGTGEWLIKSSQFSLWVEHPNSSLWIEGIPGAGKTVLMSIVIDYLEHQLCSDNETVVYIYCRHDDERSITELLASLVKQLIENTDMNSPVFALVHDIYVTHKKRATLPNKHEFLALLHKAFTLFNKVYIVLDALDEAPNIHQDLISTLAGLPASFLFSSRPMQLIDLPKDTIIVSIGDHNQDDIEVFVQSKLRENSHISRVLRGHEEHVDDICTKIHKTSDGMFLLAALQIESLRGCGTFKKLSKALDLLPADLDSTYRSALSRIDNQEGDFPILAKRAITWLIYAHRPLTAAELMVALAIEDIDMPFDHDNIPPQDLIVAVSCGVIEIQQGSGVIRLVHYTAYDFFRKHAESLVPSPHAYISTSCIIYLTALGFTKGKISTITQFWNFVRQGRLIDYAYRNWIFHARQCGDESFPLEAVSKFVLETARYPVLYNDWDMELFKPCHVVAYYGLPIPLPWNDFCRSRTSDYHTPLTLAATNGVDTIVNSLLLCPDIDINAQTHSGETALMLASANGHHSIVLALLACDNIAVNLSNKLGYTALIQAIRNGHHATVDCLLAWKGININGQVGNAMTPLMYACMGDEQDIAIKLLSFDGIDVNVRDGRGDTVISCAIQRGHQSIIDTVLSLPGIDVNPTNLRGDTPLIIASERGNIAVVKRFISLRHININHQNVYGHTALMQAASQNHNAIVTTLLSSLEIDVNLKDYSGRTALMHATQFGRCSAVAALLCNRHVDANVQTQEGYTALMLASGSSEQNISTVKQLLCFEGIDVNLRSIYGETALMRASSRGHTEIVGLLLSFPGIRIDMEDKRGRTALFLACQYGHRAVVDSLLQFSKRHNITIGKLKTIDGATPLSLACKDGHSDSGIMKLLDILPCLRDIDINLDYSEGETALMHMCKHGYENTVKVLLSHPSVAVNLQNSNGETALMLACRKGRIGIVTALLSVPGIDVNLKNNHGSTALMYASWYGANEVVDALLSLPAIDTNACNNFGDTALSYAITYNHKIVVDAIQKHTSDDNCSPKKDT, translated from the exons ATGCCCATAATTCTGTCATCGTTCATCACAATTGGCATCGCACACCTTCTCTTTGCACTGCCATTGTCAGTCCTCATTTCCTCTAGTGCTGAGGATATCAGGACTATGGGGAATGATGAAGCCATGAAATTCCTTCAAG GAGGGCTGTTCAATGGTTCCAACTTCCAGAACTTCAAGGATGCCATGTTTATTGCATCTCAGGGCAATGTACAGGTATCAACCACGGATACAGATGCTACTGCAG TAATCCGTAAACTTGCTGATTGGTTGACTCCCCTCAACTTCAGGGCAATCCACCGTGATGCTCTCTCCAAGAGCATCCATGGAACTGGCGAATGGTTGATCAAGAGCTCACAATTCAGCCTCTGGGTTGAACATCCGAATAGCTCATTGTGGATAGAGGGAATAC CTGGCGCTGGAAAAACAGTTCTCAT GTCCATCGTCATTGACTACCTCGAGCATCAACTCTGTAGTGATAATGAAACTGTCGTATATATATACTGCAGACACGACGACGAGCGCTCCATAACTGAGCTTCTAGCATCTCTGGTGAAGCAACTTATAGAAAATACGGACATGAATTCTCCTGTTTTTGCTCTGGTGCACGATATCTATGTCACGCACAAGAAGAGGGCAACTCTTCCGAACAAACATGAGTTCCTAGCTCTGTTGCACAAAGCATTTACCTTGTTCAACAAAGTCTACATTGTTCTGGACGCATTAGACGAAGCTCCAAATATCCACCAAGATCTTATTTCTACTCTGGCTGGTCTTCCTgcttcctttctcttctcatCACGGCCAATGCAGCTGATCGATTTACCTAAAGACACTATCATTGTGTCGATTGGGGATCACAATCAGGACGATATCGAAGTATTCGTTCAGTCTAAGCTTCGGGAAAACTCGCATATCTCACGCGTTCTGCGGGGTCACGAAGAACATGTAGATGATATATGCACAAAAATCCATAAAACATCTGATGGAAT GTTTCTTCTCGCTGCTCTTCAAATCGAATCGCTTCGAGGATGTGGCACCTTTAAAAAATTATCAAAAGCCCTTGATCTTCTGCCAGCTGACTTAGACTCCACATATCGCTCCGCGCTGTCAAGAATCGACAACCAGGAAGGCGACTTTCCTATCCTCGCGAAACGAGCCATTACTTGGCTTATCTACGCCCATAGACCCCTCACGGCGGCAGAGCTGATGGTCGCACTGGCAATAGAGGATATTGACATGCCGTTTGACCACGACAACATCCCTCCACAAGATCTCATTGTCGCTGTATCGTGTGGGGTGATCGAAATTCAACAGGGCAGTGGGGTTATCCGCCTCGTCC ACTACACAGCATATGACTTCTTCAGAAAACATGCAGAAAGCCTTGTTCCTTCGCCACATGCATACATCTCTACGAGCTGCATTATCTACCTGACCGCTCTGGGATTTACCAAAGGAAAAATCTCAACAATAACACAGTTTTGGAACTTTGTGCGACAAGGTCGGTTGATCGACTATGCATATCGCAACTGGATTTTTCACGCCCGTCAATGTGGGGATGAATCCTTTCCATTGGAAGCAGTCTCTAAATTTGTGCTGGAAACTGCTAGATATCCTGTTTTGTACAACGATTGGGATATGGAATTGTTCAAACCTTGCCATGTGGTTGCGTACTATGGCCTTCCAATTCCATTGCCATGGAACGATTTCTGTCGTTCGCGTACCTCCGACTATCATACTCCTCTCACTCTAGCTGCCACGAATGGTGTCGATACTATTGTCAACTCACTTCTTTTGTGTCCGGATATTGATATTAATGCGCAGACTCATTCTGGGGAAACTGCACTCATGCTCGCCTCTGCGAACGGccatcattctattgttttgGCTCTCCTGGCTTGTGACAATATCGCCGTTAATCTATCCAACAAACTAGGCTATACAGCACTCATCCAAGCTATTAGGAATGGCCACCATGCGACTGTCGATTGTCTCCTTGCTTGGAAAGGCATCAATATCAACGGGCAAGTTGGGAATGCGATGACTCCGCTGATGTACGCATGTATGGGTGACGAGCAAGATATTGCAATCAAACTTCTCTCGTTCGACGGTATTGACGTTAACGTGCGTGATGGGCGCGGGGACACAGTAATTTCATGCGCCATACAACGTGGTCACCAATCTATCATTGACACAGTGCTATCGCTTCCTGGTATTGACGTGAATCCAACAAATTTACGAGGGGACACGCCTCTTATAATTGCATCTGAAAGGGGCAATATTGCGGTTGTCAAAAGGTTTATCTCTTTGCGGCATATCAATATAAATCACCAGAATGTCTATGGCCATACAGCACTCATGCAAGCAGCATCTCAAAATCATAATGCCATAGTTACAACCCTCCTTTCTTCTCTAGAAATCGACGTTAATCTGAAGGATTATAGTGGACGTACGGCACTTATGCATGCAACTCAGTTTGGTCGTTGCAGCGCCGTTGCTGCTTTGCTGTGTAATAGGCATGTTGATGCCAACGTTCAAACTCAGGAAGGATATACGGCGCTTATGCTTGCTTCTGGAAGCTCCGAGCAGAACATCAGTACTGTGAAACAACTGCTGTGCTTCGAAGGCATTGACGTCAATCTACGTAGCATCTACGGAGAAACAGCTCTTATGCGTGCCTCGTCTAGAGGTCACACGGAGATAGTGGGTTTACTTCTTTCGTTCCCAGGAATCAGGATCGATATGGAAGATAAACGTGGACGAACAGCCCTGTTTCTGGCATGCCAATACGGCCATAGAGCCGTCGTGGACTCTTTGCTACAATTTTCAAAGCGACATAACATCACCATCGGCAAATTGAAAACCATTGACGGTGCAACACCACTTTCCCTTGCATGTAAGGATGGGCATTCAGATTCAGGCATTATGAAACTATTGGACATTTTGCCTTGCCTCCGAGACATAGATATTAATCTGGATTATTCCGAAGGAGAAACAGCCCTCATGCACATGTGTAAGCATGGGTATGAAAATACTGTCAAGGTCCTCTTGTCACACCCCAGTGTTGCCGTCAATCTACAAAACAGCAATGGGGAAACTGCGCTGATGCTTGCCTGCAGAAAAGGACGAATTGGTATTGTAACAGCCCTCCTCTCTGTTCCAGGCATCGATGTGAACTTGAAAAATAACCATGGCAGTACAGCGCTCATGTACGCCTCTTGGTATGGCGCAAATGAGGTTGTTGATGCTTTACTATCGTTGCCGGCGATTGATACTAATGCATGCAATAACTTTGGAGATACTGCACTTTCTTACGCTATAACATATAACCATAAGATTGTTGTTGATGCCATCCAGAAACATACTTCAGACGACAATTGTAGCCCAAAGAAGGATACCTAA
- a CDS encoding Carbohydrate oxidase yields the protein MRIFVLLCGISCVALAQDLKGLLTQQSPDVNISVVLPGQPTFANATRPFNLRFDIEPAAVAFPTTIQEVSDIVQLGDKVNHQVVARSGGHSYIANGLGGKNGTIIVDLSNFQKITVDDKSGTAVIEMGNRLGDIVTALVAHGRALPHGTCPYVGIGGHAVHGGFGFTSRLWGLTLDAILSIDLVLGNGTITTASKKLNPDLFFAMRGAGSSFGIATAITVQTFPAPPTATIFSYNWHFTAADAAIAFAKYQNFVLTANLPPEFGAEIVLTPGDVQGNVSVGLAGGWYLPFDSLNATLKPFMDVMPPPRTISFDTGDYLHSAINLAGGSLDTTSAPDGTDTFYAKSLMTPEKEPMSDKALLAWMNTLANEGFNAPVGWFIQAELFGGHNSAINAVKSTDTAFARRSSLFTIQFYASSHGNVPPYPAGGFTFLDDVVNSIVKNSPANWDYGAYTNYVDDRLPDWQLRYYAENYPRLQHLKDLFDPRGTFTFPTSIQK from the exons ATGCGAATATTTGTTCTGCTCTGTGGCATATCCTGTGTAGCCCTTGCGCAGGATCTTAAAGGGCTTTTAACTCAGCAGTCTCCAGATGTCAACATCTCCGTCGTTCTCCCTGGCCAACCAACGTTTGCGAATGCCACACGCCCGT TTAACCTGAGGTTCGACATCGAGCCCGCCGCTGTTGCTTTCCCAACGACAATCCAGGAAGTATCGGATATCGTACAACTCGGCGACAAAGTAAACCATCAGGTTGTAGCCCGTAGCGGAGGG CATAGCTATATTGCGAATGGTTTAGGTGGAAAAAACGGCACCATTATTGTCGATTTGAGCAACTTCCAAAAGATCACGGTGGACGACAAGTCGGGCACAGCAGTGATAGAGATGGGAAACCGTTTAGGAGATATTGTCACCGCTTTAGTTGCCCATGGGAGAGCGCTTCCCCATGGGACGTGCCCATATGTCGGGATTGGTGGACACGCTG TCCATGGAGGCTTTGGATTCACTTCGCGATTGTGGGGTCTCACATTGGATGCAATTCTCTCCATTGACCTCGTCTTGGGGAATGGTACTATTACCACAGCATCCAAAAAACTGAATCCAGACCTCTTCTTT GCCATGCGCGGCGCGGGATCTTCGTTTGGCATCGCCACCGCCATCACCGTACAGACGTTTCCTGCTCCACCGACTGCTACAATCTTTTCATACAACTGGCATTTCACCGCAGCCGACGCAGCCATCGCATTTGCGAAGTATCAAAACTTTGTCCTGACTGCGAACCTCCCTCCAGAATTTGGTGCTGAAATTGTGCTCACTCCGGGAGACGTTCAGGGAAATGTCAGTGTTGGCCTTGCTGGAGGATGGTATCTTCCCTTTGACAGTCTGAATGCGACTCTCAAACCCTTCATGGACGTGATGCCACCCCCAAGAACGATCTCATTTGACACGGGAGATTATCTCCACAGCGCTATCAATTTGGCAGGAGGATCCTTGGATACGACAAGCGCACCGGACGGTACAGATACATTCTACGCAAAGTCGTTGATGACTCCAGAAAAGGAACCTATGTCCGATAAGGCCTTGCTAGCGTGGATGAACACACTTGCAAATGAGGGTTTCAACGCACCTGTG GGATGGTTTATTCAAGCAGAGTTATTCGGAGGACATAACTCCGCCATCAACGCAGTCAAATCCACTGATACGGCCTTCGCTCGTCGTTCTTCTTTGTTTACAATTCAATTCTACGCCTCGTCACACGGCAACGTACCTCCGTATCCCGCAGGTGGATTTACGTTCCTCGATG ATGTCGTCAACTCGATCGTCAAGAATAGTCCTGCTAACTGGGACTACGG GGCATACACAAACTACGTTGACGATCGACTCCCAGACT GGCAACTAAGATATTACGCTGAAAATTATCCTCGTCTGCAACATCTCAAGGATCTTTTTGATCCACGGGGTACATTTACGTTCCCTACTTCTATCCAGAAATGA
- a CDS encoding Tyrosinase yields the protein MAQHVVVEGALPRPPPTQLAHPRLEIATFVNDIRQFSLYVQALQIYYNRDRTDVVSHWQIGGIHGQPYVDWNGTPSFGTGYCVHGTPLFPTWHRPYIVLFEQEIQRIARELAATYTYDRPAWETAAAALRQPYWGWDKVATMVPPLQVTTLPTVDILKPDSPATVAVENPFLKYTYPAGANSVLIAPFNTWPSTTRYPDAFGNSQPDQLRNALQAVGPQIEYNTQRLMSIGTWNEFTLGSSGTDGLESIHDTIHIRTGGSLGNMQYVETAAFDPIFYLHHAQVDRVIDLWHRSHNVWTPDAADLLPFRRTQNAYWKSPEIIDNSQVFNYSYGNAINLSQSDYSEGVAAKAIRDTEREWSVRVECKKYEVGESFSVYIFLADKVPSNHKEWLFNPAFAGSFDAFVNTNPKQCANCTAHADSIIKGFVHINKKYLERSRKASLDPDVVIPYLKDHISWGANGEVVDLHKFPSLEVTVLCTPLTFSSGAEYPSEGKPKIYPDVTHGRIGGSRLAHAQE from the exons ATGGCCCAGCACGTCGTTGTTGAAGGGGCTCTGCCGCGGCCACCGCCTACTCAACTCGCCCATCCACGACTTGAAATTGCCACATTCGTCAACGACATTCGTCAATTTTCACTATATGTCCAAGCGCTTC AAATTTATTACAATAGAGACAGAACAGACGTGGTATCCCACTGGCAAATCGGTGGAATTCATGGCCAACCGTATGTCGATTGGAATGGCACGCCCAGTTTTGGGACTGGGTACTGTGTCCACGGTACCCCTCTCTTCCCTACCTGGCATCGGCCATACATCGTCCTCTTTGAG CAAGAAATACAGAGAATCGCACGCGAACTTGCTGCAACATATACCTATGACCGTCCAGCATGGGAGACTGCAGCAGCTGCCCTGCGCCAGCCATACTGGGGATGGGATAAGGTTGCAACGATGGTTCCTCCTCTTCAGGTCACAACTTTGCCTACCGTAGACATCTTGAAGCCCGACAGTCCGGCCACGGTGGCTGTTGAGAACCCGTTCTTGAAATACACATACCCAGCGGGCGCTAACTCGGTATTAATAGCCCCTTTTAATACTTGGCCCAGCACTACACGATATCCGGATGCATTCGGTAATAGTCAACCGGATCAACTTCGAAA CGCTCTCCAGGCTGTGGGGCCTCAAATAGAATACAATACCCAAAGGCTTATGTCAATTGGTACTTGGAACGAGTTCACACTTGGGAGTAGCGGAACGGATGGGCTGGAAAGTATTCATGACACAATCCATATCAGAACAGGAGGATCCTTGGGTAACATGCAATACGTCGAAACAGCGG CCTTTGACCCAATTTTCTATCTGCATCATGCACAAGTTGATCGTGTTATCGATCTCTGGCACAGGTCACACAACGTCTGGACACCAGACGCAGCCG ATTTACTGCCGTTCCGAAGAACGCAAAATGCGTACTGGAAGTCTCCAGAAATTATCGATAACAGCCAGGTCTTCAACTATAGCTATGGTAATGCAATCAACCTTTCGCAATCTGATTATAGCGAAGGCGTTGCAG CCAAAGCAATCAGGGACACTGAACGTGAATGGAGCGTCCGTGTTGAATGCAAGAAATACGAAGTCGGAGAGAGCTTCTCCGTTTACATCTTCTTGGCAGACAAAGTGCCCTCCAACCACAAGGAATGGCTCTTCAATCCCGCATTTGCAGGATCCTTTGACGCTTTCGTCAACACGAACCCCAAGCAATGTGCCAACTGCACCGCACATGCTGATAGTATAATCAAGGGCTTTGTACATATCAACAAGAAGTATCTGGAGAGGTCAAGGAAGGCATCCCTTGATCCTGACGTCGTCATTCCGTATTTGAAGGATCATATCAGCTGGGGA GCCAATGGAGAAGTCGTCGATCTTCACAAATTCCCGTCGCTTGAGGTCACAGTGCTGTGCACGCCTCTGACGTTCTCAAGTGGTGCAGAATATCCCTCTGAGGGAAAGCCAAAGATCTATCCGGACGTTACACATGGGCGCATTGGGGGCAGTCGTCTTGCCCATGCGCAGGAGTAA